One segment of Desulfosporosinus sp. Sb-LF DNA contains the following:
- the gcvPA gene encoding aminomethyl-transferring glycine dehydrogenase subunit GcvPA: MNFVPNTDSQQARLLARIGVKSVEDLFVDIPKEIRLRRPLAIHGGMSEQELVKHVKKLANQNTTVEDFSSYLGAGAYEHYIPSFVDQLLLRSEFYTAYTPYQPEISQGTLQAIYEYQTLVCELTGMDVANASMYDGASALAEAALMTCDATRRDKVLVLQTVHPEYRDVLKTYLPPRGVELVEIPFKDGVMDRSVLEAALQEDIAGVLVQNPNFFGRIEMAEEIVELAHAKGALVVMTVNPVSLGLLKSPGECGADIVVGEGQPFGNSLNFGGPYLGFLAVRDKFVRRMPGRIVGATMDKSGKKGYVLTLQAREQHIRREKATSNICSNEALCALAFTMHLSALGKTGVKELAYLNLQNAHYAAQEIAKLPGMKLAFTGPFFHEFVVETKIEPAKVNAALLKNRIIGGLDLARFYPEFDHHLLFCVTETKCKADIDRLVGRLGEIQ, from the coding sequence ATGAATTTCGTACCGAATACGGACAGCCAACAGGCACGGCTCTTAGCCCGTATCGGGGTTAAGTCGGTGGAAGATCTTTTTGTCGATATTCCGAAAGAAATTCGTTTAAGACGCCCTCTTGCTATTCACGGAGGAATGTCTGAGCAGGAATTAGTTAAGCATGTCAAGAAATTGGCGAATCAAAATACGACGGTCGAGGACTTCAGTTCTTATCTTGGTGCAGGAGCTTATGAGCATTATATTCCAAGTTTTGTGGATCAATTGTTGCTTCGCTCCGAGTTTTACACTGCTTATACACCCTACCAACCAGAAATTAGTCAGGGGACGCTTCAAGCCATTTATGAATATCAAACCTTAGTTTGTGAATTGACAGGGATGGATGTGGCTAATGCCTCTATGTATGATGGGGCATCCGCTTTGGCAGAAGCTGCTCTCATGACCTGCGATGCGACACGACGGGATAAGGTACTTGTGTTACAAACTGTGCATCCGGAATATCGCGATGTTCTAAAGACCTACTTGCCGCCACGGGGTGTAGAACTTGTGGAAATTCCCTTTAAGGATGGTGTAATGGATCGATCCGTTCTTGAGGCGGCGCTTCAAGAGGATATTGCAGGTGTCCTCGTTCAAAATCCCAACTTTTTTGGACGGATTGAAATGGCGGAAGAAATCGTTGAGCTTGCTCATGCCAAAGGAGCTCTTGTGGTTATGACAGTAAATCCCGTTTCTTTGGGGTTACTGAAGTCCCCAGGAGAATGTGGTGCTGATATTGTAGTTGGTGAAGGGCAACCCTTTGGTAATTCCCTTAATTTCGGAGGACCTTATTTAGGGTTTCTTGCAGTACGAGACAAATTTGTCCGACGGATGCCAGGACGGATTGTTGGGGCAACCATGGACAAAAGTGGGAAAAAAGGCTATGTTTTAACTCTTCAGGCCCGCGAACAGCATATTCGACGTGAAAAGGCCACGTCCAATATCTGCTCCAATGAAGCGCTTTGTGCGTTAGCTTTCACGATGCATCTGAGTGCACTCGGAAAAACAGGGGTTAAAGAATTGGCGTACCTGAATTTGCAAAACGCTCACTATGCTGCACAGGAGATTGCCAAACTTCCAGGGATGAAGTTGGCCTTCACAGGGCCGTTCTTCCATGAATTTGTAGTTGAGACGAAGATCGAACCGGCTAAAGTTAATGCTGCACTACTTAAAAATCGGATTATCGGAGGACTCGATCTTGCTCGTTTCTACCCAGAGTTCGATCATCATCTCCTCTTTTGTGTAACTGAAACGAAATGTAAAGCAGATATCGACAGGCTTGTAGGCAGATTGGGGGAGATCCAATGA
- the gcvPB gene encoding aminomethyl-transferring glycine dehydrogenase subunit GcvPB — protein sequence MKALEPLIFELSANGRSAVSLPSCDVPEVSLDTMIPANMLREQEPNLPELSEVDVVRHFTHLSTFNYGVDTGFYPLGSCTMKYNPKVNEMLARLSGFTTLHPYQPEALTQGALQLMAELQEDLCELAGMDAFTLQPAAGAHGEMTGMLIIKGYHDHRGDKKRKKVIVPDSAHGTNPATAAMAGYEIIQVPSNDRGGVDLEALKKVVNDEVAALMLTNPNTVGLFDENILEITKLVHDVGGLLYYDGANTNAIMGLARPGDMGFDVVHLNLHKTFATPHGGGGPGAGPVGVKKFLAPFLPKPMVVRCEDGTFILEENLPLSIGRVRSFYANFSVLVKAYAYIRSLGGAGLKAASENAVLNANYLMSLLKDHYFLPFERVCQHEFVITPKYLKSTGVHTLDIAKRLLDYGYHPPTIYFPMIVEEAMMIEPTETESIETLDEFAKVLIQIAEEARSNSDLVKNAPYTTLVTRLDEVGAVRKPNLRWRKEL from the coding sequence ATGAAAGCATTAGAACCACTTATTTTCGAACTCAGCGCCAATGGACGAAGTGCAGTTAGCTTACCCTCGTGTGATGTACCGGAAGTTTCACTGGATACGATGATCCCAGCTAATATGTTACGCGAGCAGGAACCAAATCTCCCAGAACTTTCGGAAGTGGATGTGGTTCGTCACTTTACACATCTTTCTACTTTCAATTACGGTGTGGACACCGGGTTTTATCCACTAGGCTCTTGTACAATGAAATACAATCCTAAGGTTAATGAAATGTTAGCACGTCTCTCTGGCTTTACTACCCTCCACCCTTACCAACCTGAAGCTTTGACTCAAGGGGCTTTGCAACTCATGGCAGAACTTCAGGAAGATCTCTGTGAATTAGCGGGAATGGATGCCTTTACTCTTCAACCGGCTGCGGGTGCTCACGGGGAAATGACTGGTATGCTGATTATTAAGGGCTATCATGATCATCGTGGTGATAAAAAGCGTAAAAAAGTAATTGTCCCTGATTCAGCTCATGGGACGAATCCTGCGACCGCGGCAATGGCTGGATATGAAATCATTCAGGTTCCATCGAATGATCGCGGTGGGGTTGATCTTGAGGCCTTGAAAAAGGTCGTTAACGACGAAGTAGCTGCATTAATGCTGACGAATCCCAACACAGTGGGCCTCTTTGATGAAAATATCTTAGAGATCACAAAGCTGGTTCATGACGTGGGAGGGTTATTGTACTACGATGGGGCAAATACCAATGCGATTATGGGTCTTGCGCGCCCGGGAGATATGGGTTTTGACGTTGTACATCTCAACTTGCACAAAACATTCGCTACGCCTCACGGGGGTGGCGGACCTGGAGCTGGACCAGTGGGGGTTAAGAAATTCTTGGCGCCTTTCCTGCCAAAGCCTATGGTTGTTCGTTGTGAAGATGGAACCTTTATACTTGAGGAAAATTTGCCACTATCGATTGGCAGGGTACGCTCGTTTTATGCAAACTTCTCTGTGCTTGTAAAGGCCTATGCCTATATACGTAGCCTAGGTGGGGCAGGATTGAAGGCGGCATCGGAAAACGCGGTGTTAAATGCTAATTATTTAATGAGTCTTCTTAAAGACCATTATTTTCTGCCGTTTGAACGTGTTTGTCAACACGAATTTGTTATTACACCGAAATACCTAAAATCCACTGGGGTGCATACTTTAGATATTGCCAAGCGTTTGTTGGACTATGGTTATCATCCACCGACCATTTATTTCCCGATGATCGTTGAAGAAGCCATGATGATCGAGCCAACGGAAACAGAAAGCATCGAAACTCTGGATGAATTTGCAAAGGTACTTATCCAGATTGCAGAGGAAGCTCGAAGTAATTCGGATCTTGTTAAGAATGCACCCTATACCACATTAGTGACGCGGTTAGATGAGGTGGGTGCGGTACGAAAGCCGAACTTGCGTTGGAGGAAGGAACTCTAA
- a CDS encoding phosphate propanoyltransferase, whose product MASFKVPVGISNRHIHLSQEHIEALFGQGHSLTKTKDLSQPGQFACEETVTLIGPKGTMSGVRVLGPARKASQVELSATDTFKIGVRPPVRDSGMLEGTPGIDVQGPLGQVHLDQGVIIAARHIHMTPSEGTKFSLKDGDHVRVAVPGSRGGVFEHVLVRIGPNYALDLHVDTDEGNALSLSNGQELDVLCD is encoded by the coding sequence ATGGCAAGTTTTAAAGTTCCCGTAGGTATTTCTAATCGACACATTCACTTGTCCCAAGAACATATTGAAGCTCTTTTTGGGCAAGGACACTCTTTAACTAAAACAAAAGATCTGAGCCAACCCGGCCAGTTTGCCTGTGAAGAGACGGTAACCCTAATTGGGCCAAAGGGCACTATGTCTGGGGTTCGAGTTTTAGGACCGGCTAGGAAAGCTTCACAGGTGGAGCTTTCAGCAACAGATACCTTTAAGATAGGGGTAAGACCACCAGTACGGGATTCTGGAATGCTCGAAGGAACTCCAGGTATTGATGTCCAAGGGCCTTTGGGCCAGGTTCATCTTGATCAAGGCGTAATTATTGCAGCCCGTCATATTCATATGACCCCTAGTGAAGGGACGAAATTTTCTTTGAAAGACGGAGATCATGTCCGTGTTGCGGTTCCTGGTAGCCGAGGTGGGGTTTTTGAGCATGTGCTCGTTCGTATAGGCCCCAATTATGCTTTGGATTTACATGTGGATACTGACGAAGGCAATGCACTCAGCCTGTCCAATGGGCAAGAACTAGATGTTTTGTGCGATTAG
- a CDS encoding DUF5665 domain-containing protein, which yields MDVSNDKNKSPISRLSCKEDAGLLNMQEWVDVRHQVTLLAETLEKMRLAEYIAYLNRPGRMLWFNFVVGLLRGLGTALGAGLLAGVAYFLLKRIVVLNLPVIGGLIAELSKYVHQP from the coding sequence ATGGACGTTTCCAACGATAAGAATAAATCGCCAATATCACGTTTGTCATGTAAAGAAGATGCCGGTCTCTTGAACATGCAAGAGTGGGTCGACGTGAGGCACCAAGTCACATTATTGGCAGAGACTCTAGAAAAAATGAGATTGGCGGAATATATTGCGTATCTGAATCGTCCAGGACGCATGCTCTGGTTTAATTTCGTCGTCGGCCTTTTGCGGGGATTGGGTACTGCGCTGGGAGCGGGACTTCTCGCAGGGGTTGCCTATTTTCTATTGAAACGTATTGTCGTGCTTAATTTGCCGGTTATTGGCGGGCTTATTGCTGAACTGAGTAAGTACGTTCATCAGCCTTAG
- the gcvH gene encoding glycine cleavage system protein GcvH: MNPVELSYSKDHEYAKVEGNVVEFGITDHAQESLGDVVFVELPDVGATVTAGKSYGTVESVKAVSDILASVSGKVVEVNTLVLDTPELLNSDPYGEGWLIKVEAEDLSPLKSMMTAEEYEAFLAEEEH; the protein is encoded by the coding sequence ATGAATCCAGTAGAATTGAGCTATAGCAAAGACCATGAATATGCGAAAGTAGAAGGAAACGTCGTTGAGTTTGGGATTACAGATCACGCACAGGAAAGTCTTGGGGATGTTGTATTTGTCGAGCTTCCTGATGTTGGCGCGACGGTGACTGCCGGGAAGTCCTATGGAACGGTGGAATCGGTGAAAGCAGTTTCTGATATCTTGGCTTCTGTCAGTGGAAAAGTGGTTGAAGTCAATACTCTTGTCTTGGATACACCCGAATTGCTAAACAGTGATCCCTACGGTGAAGGCTGGTTAATTAAGGTCGAAGCTGAGGATTTGTCTCCTCTCAAAAGTATGATGACGGCTGAAGAATACGAAGCATTTTTAGCAGAGGAGGAACATTAG
- a CDS encoding TraR/DksA C4-type zinc finger protein, producing the protein MEEKTRYTKLIDTLHEEKQDSMETATELINGDMRESLGELSVIDNHPADIGTEVYQRSQDVAEHDRLIHRVEAIDAALERFKKGEYGICEHCGGEIPYDRLEILPHTTVCAECSREEEKEEQHSFHRDPVENEILNRPFSRTFNDGTDRVEFDGEDSWQAVARYGTSDSGQDLGTNRDVADPNDGYEDADEVIGAVQYIETIETEREPEGRGNTIHYSKEHGRTH; encoded by the coding sequence ATGGAAGAAAAGACGAGGTACACGAAACTGATCGATACACTTCATGAAGAGAAACAAGATTCAATGGAAACCGCCACAGAACTAATTAATGGAGATATGAGAGAGTCATTGGGCGAATTGTCGGTTATAGACAATCACCCTGCTGATATTGGCACAGAGGTTTATCAAAGGTCTCAAGATGTCGCAGAACACGACCGCTTGATACACAGAGTCGAAGCGATTGACGCTGCTTTAGAACGCTTTAAAAAGGGTGAGTATGGAATTTGTGAACATTGTGGCGGCGAGATACCGTACGATCGACTAGAGATCTTACCTCATACGACGGTATGTGCTGAATGTAGTCGCGAAGAGGAGAAGGAAGAGCAACACTCCTTTCACCGTGATCCCGTTGAGAACGAAATCTTGAATCGTCCTTTTTCGCGGACCTTTAACGATGGCACAGACCGCGTAGAGTTTGATGGAGAAGATTCTTGGCAGGCAGTGGCCCGTTATGGTACCTCGGATTCTGGCCAGGATTTGGGGACCAATCGAGATGTCGCGGATCCAAATGACGGATATGAAGATGCGGATGAGGTTATTGGGGCGGTCCAATATATTGAAACGATTGAAACTGAACGGGAACCGGAAGGGCGGGGTAATACGATTCACTATAGTAAGGAGCATGGAAGGACGCATTAA
- the gcvT gene encoding glycine cleavage system aminomethyltransferase GcvT, which yields MIETKRTPLYEEHLAAKAKLIDFGGWEMPVQYVGVIDEHHAVRTKAGLFDVSHMGEVDVRGKEALAYVQKLITNDVSKLQDGKILYSPMCYPNGGIVDDLLVYCYNREHFFIVVNASNTDKDYEWMVEQTKEYDVVVENVSDQYAQLALQGPLAETILQRITNVNLAQIKYYGFTHGDVNGVPCLISRTGYTGEDGFEIYVSPELGRGLWQKILEIGAPEGVQPIGLGARDTLRFEARLPLYGNELGAEISPLEAGLGVFVKLDKADFIGRDALLAQKEQGVSRKLVGLEMIGRGIARSHYPLQKNGEEIGFVTSGSFSPTLNKNIALGLVHSDLAVQGEILDVMIRGKAVQAKIIPSLFYKRG from the coding sequence ATGATTGAAACGAAACGAACTCCTCTTTATGAGGAACATCTGGCAGCAAAGGCCAAACTAATCGACTTTGGTGGATGGGAGATGCCTGTCCAATATGTTGGCGTTATTGATGAACACCATGCGGTTCGTACAAAAGCAGGGCTTTTCGATGTTTCACATATGGGAGAGGTCGATGTTCGCGGTAAAGAAGCACTGGCTTATGTACAAAAGTTGATTACCAATGATGTAAGTAAGCTCCAAGATGGCAAAATTCTCTATTCTCCTATGTGCTATCCAAACGGCGGAATCGTCGATGATTTACTTGTTTATTGTTATAATCGAGAACATTTCTTTATCGTCGTTAATGCTTCTAACACAGATAAGGATTACGAATGGATGGTGGAGCAAACTAAAGAATACGACGTGGTTGTTGAAAACGTTTCCGATCAGTATGCCCAACTTGCTTTACAAGGGCCTTTAGCTGAAACTATTTTGCAACGTATTACAAACGTCAATTTGGCACAAATTAAATACTATGGGTTTACACATGGAGATGTTAATGGTGTGCCATGCTTGATTTCACGCACCGGTTATACTGGCGAGGATGGATTTGAAATCTATGTTTCTCCCGAATTGGGAAGAGGATTATGGCAGAAGATTCTAGAAATTGGTGCTCCGGAAGGTGTGCAGCCGATTGGCTTGGGAGCCCGTGACACATTGCGTTTTGAAGCTCGTCTTCCTCTGTATGGCAATGAGTTAGGAGCGGAAATCTCTCCGTTGGAAGCAGGGCTTGGTGTCTTTGTTAAATTAGATAAAGCGGATTTTATCGGAAGGGACGCACTTCTAGCCCAAAAGGAACAAGGGGTATCTCGTAAGTTGGTAGGTCTTGAAATGATCGGTCGAGGAATTGCCCGCTCCCATTACCCACTTCAAAAAAACGGTGAAGAAATCGGATTTGTTACTTCAGGCTCTTTTTCGCCAACCCTTAACAAAAACATTGCTTTGGGCCTCGTCCACTCGGATTTAGCGGTTCAGGGCGAGATTTTAGACGTCATGATTCGTGGGAAAGCCGTGCAAGCCAAGATTATTCCCTCTTTGTTTTATAAACGAGGGTAA
- the lspA gene encoding signal peptidase II, with product MLVWLAMIGVWIIDRLFKVLVQSNFIPGETLKVIPKVFHLTYVLNPGAAFGLMAGRTWIFVVTALLVVGGVIYGQFRISHGEVLTRLSLGMIGGGALGNLYDRLVIGRVVDYLDFQIWPFVFNFADSMIVIGVGLLVFCLYQQERAQQAKVESISQNEK from the coding sequence TTGTTGGTTTGGCTTGCTATGATCGGGGTATGGATAATTGATCGTTTATTTAAGGTTTTGGTGCAATCAAATTTTATTCCAGGTGAGACGCTGAAAGTCATTCCTAAAGTATTTCATCTGACGTATGTCTTAAATCCAGGCGCGGCGTTTGGCTTGATGGCCGGTCGGACCTGGATTTTTGTTGTTACTGCGCTTTTAGTTGTGGGCGGGGTGATTTATGGGCAGTTTCGTATTTCGCACGGTGAAGTGCTCACCCGCCTGTCCTTGGGTATGATCGGAGGAGGGGCATTAGGAAACCTGTATGATAGACTCGTTATTGGGCGTGTGGTAGATTATTTGGATTTCCAGATTTGGCCGTTTGTCTTTAATTTTGCGGATAGTATGATTGTTATAGGGGTAGGATTGCTTGTTTTTTGCTTATATCAGCAAGAGAGGGCTCAACAAGCTAAGGTTGAATCTATATCTCAGAATGAGAAATAG